In Streptomyces hawaiiensis, one genomic interval encodes:
- a CDS encoding ATP-grasp domain-containing protein yields MSLLDIRVPAVVLRIDRNPFHHGTLGAVRSLGRAGVEVHVVADTAESPVGASRYVRQMHPPPLPEASPEDILAVLRRVADRIARPAVLVPMDDASAIAVGRMRDELTPSYLLPAMPSTLAERVADKAELAAVCASADVPHPETLIPDSPAEVAVAMRRLGLPVVAKWSRPWLLPAGSGLRSTVLVRSVRQARELFLRTGEAGSRLLLQAYLSPGPDRDWFFHGYADHSGSVRAGGPGRKQLAWPRVAGLTAVGCWTPNAQVQALAERLTGELGYRGIFDLDFRRCGATGRYHLLDFNPRAGAQFRLFADSAGLDVVRALHLDLTGRSLPAGIPMAGRTFVVENYAPLAALRAAPGGRELAWCAADDRSPTRVMWAQWCRHASRRLRERLGATVAPTPRLIPRAASPSLTDNEKASS; encoded by the coding sequence GTGTCGCTGCTTGACATCCGCGTCCCCGCTGTTGTGCTGCGGATCGACCGGAATCCTTTTCACCACGGAACGCTGGGGGCCGTGCGTTCGCTCGGCAGGGCGGGAGTGGAGGTACACGTCGTCGCGGATACCGCGGAAAGCCCCGTCGGCGCATCGCGTTACGTACGTCAAATGCATCCCCCGCCGCTCCCGGAAGCGTCCCCGGAAGACATTCTTGCCGTGCTGCGCCGCGTGGCCGACCGGATCGCGCGGCCCGCCGTCCTGGTCCCGATGGACGACGCGAGCGCGATCGCCGTGGGCCGGATGCGGGACGAGCTCACGCCCTCCTACCTTCTGCCCGCTATGCCGAGCACCCTGGCCGAGCGCGTCGCCGACAAGGCGGAACTGGCCGCCGTGTGCGCGTCCGCCGACGTCCCGCACCCCGAGACGCTGATCCCGGACAGTCCGGCTGAGGTCGCGGTCGCCATGCGGCGGCTCGGGCTGCCGGTGGTGGCGAAGTGGAGCCGTCCCTGGCTGCTGCCGGCCGGCAGCGGGCTGCGCAGCACGGTGCTGGTGCGGTCCGTACGGCAGGCCCGGGAGCTGTTCCTGCGCACCGGGGAAGCGGGCAGCCGGCTGCTGCTCCAGGCGTACCTGTCACCGGGGCCGGACCGGGACTGGTTCTTCCACGGCTACGCCGACCACTCGGGCAGCGTGCGCGCGGGCGGGCCGGGCCGTAAGCAGCTGGCCTGGCCGCGGGTGGCGGGGCTGACCGCGGTGGGCTGTTGGACGCCCAACGCCCAGGTGCAGGCGCTGGCCGAGCGTCTCACCGGCGAGCTGGGCTACCGGGGCATCTTCGACCTCGACTTCCGCCGCTGCGGCGCGACGGGCCGCTACCACCTGCTCGACTTCAACCCGCGCGCCGGCGCCCAGTTCCGGCTCTTCGCGGACAGCGCGGGCCTGGACGTCGTACGGGCCCTGCACCTGGATCTGACGGGCCGTTCACTGCCGGCCGGGATCCCGATGGCCGGGCGGACGTTCGTGGTGGAGAACTACGCGCCGCTGGCGGCGCTGCGTGCGGCGCCGGGTGGGCGCGAGCTGGCCTGGTGCGCCGCGGACGACCGCTCCCCCACGCGGGTCATGTGGGCCCAGTGGTGCCGGCACGCGTCCCGCCGGCTGCGTGAACGGCTGGGCGCGACGGTGGCGCCGACGCCCCGGCTGATCCCCCGGGCAGCCTCGCCCTCCCTGACCGACAACGAGAAAGCGAGCAGTTGA
- a CDS encoding NAD(P)-binding domain-containing protein, which yields MVYDLLVVGAGPYGLSIASHAAAAGLNLRVFGRPMASWRDNMPRGMFLKSEPWASNLSDPAGQWRLDVYCAEHDLTARHAKPIPVEAFAEYGLWFARNAVPGVDERTVIRVAAGPGGFTAVTEDGEEVQARTVALAVGVMPFVEVPQALRGLHPALVTHSSHHSDLDRFRDKDVTVIGGGQAALETAALLAEQGTRVRVLARAEQLRWNDVPPPWERPWYQSARSPHSGLGPGWRNWFYSERPNLFRRLPEPTRARIATTALGPAGAWWVRDRVEGVVELLPGHEVTAACAVPGGVRLDTASRAGALRSLETEHVIAATGFRARCDRLGLLSPELRGTLAALPDGSPEVGRSFESSYPGLFLAGLVTASGFGPAMRFVQGASFTASTLVRGVRRRLGALPVGGIVPAPVDSSRSESPSPVHG from the coding sequence ATGGTGTACGACCTTCTTGTGGTGGGCGCAGGCCCTTACGGTCTGTCGATCGCGTCCCACGCCGCGGCCGCCGGGCTGAACCTGCGCGTGTTCGGCCGGCCCATGGCGTCCTGGCGGGACAACATGCCCCGCGGCATGTTCCTGAAGTCGGAACCGTGGGCGTCCAACCTCTCCGACCCGGCCGGGCAGTGGCGACTGGACGTCTACTGTGCGGAGCACGACCTGACGGCACGTCATGCGAAGCCGATTCCGGTCGAGGCGTTCGCGGAGTACGGCCTGTGGTTCGCGCGCAACGCCGTGCCGGGGGTGGACGAGCGCACGGTGATCCGGGTGGCGGCCGGGCCGGGCGGTTTCACGGCGGTCACCGAGGACGGGGAGGAGGTACAGGCGCGGACGGTGGCCCTGGCGGTCGGTGTGATGCCGTTCGTCGAGGTACCGCAGGCACTGCGGGGACTGCACCCCGCGCTGGTGACGCACAGCAGCCACCACAGCGACCTCGACCGCTTCCGCGACAAGGACGTCACGGTGATCGGTGGCGGGCAGGCGGCCCTGGAGACGGCGGCGCTGCTCGCCGAACAGGGCACGCGTGTCCGTGTGCTGGCGCGGGCTGAACAGCTGCGGTGGAACGATGTGCCGCCGCCCTGGGAGCGCCCCTGGTACCAGTCGGCCCGCTCTCCTCACAGCGGCCTCGGCCCCGGCTGGCGGAACTGGTTCTACTCGGAGCGCCCGAACCTCTTCCGGCGGCTGCCGGAGCCGACCCGGGCGCGCATCGCGACCACGGCGCTGGGGCCGGCGGGTGCGTGGTGGGTGCGGGACCGGGTGGAGGGCGTGGTGGAGCTGCTGCCGGGCCATGAGGTCACTGCGGCGTGCGCGGTGCCGGGCGGGGTACGGCTGGACACGGCGAGCCGCGCGGGTGCCCTGCGCAGCCTGGAGACCGAACACGTCATCGCCGCCACAGGGTTCCGGGCGCGTTGCGACCGGCTCGGACTGCTCTCCCCTGAGTTGCGCGGAACGCTGGCGGCACTGCCGGACGGCTCCCCGGAGGTCGGGCGCAGCTTCGAGTCCTCCTACCCCGGCCTGTTCCTCGCGGGCCTGGTGACGGCCTCGGGCTTCGGCCCGGCCATGCGCTTCGTGCAGGGCGCGTCCTTCACGGCGTCGACACTCGTCCGGGGAGTACGCCGCCGGCTCGGGGCGTTGCCGGTGGGCGGGATCGTCCCCGCTCCGGTGGACAGCAGCCGGAGCGAGTCGCCGTCGCCGGTACACGGCTGA
- a CDS encoding chaplin encodes MRQTLSKGAFAAAAATGILSLYGSPALADSDASGVAKDSPGVLSGNSVQVPVDVPVNLCGNTVNVLAALNTAFGNSCINTSHKSKDHDAGADASAVVKGSPGVLSGNNVQVPLDVPVNACGNSVDGGALFNDALDNSCENDSYDGGYGDDDTPSTDEERTPPAKDGSVPHDSKAPRSTPRDGEDSSITVEAEKEDGTLPQLAETGSEALAAASAASAVLIAGGVMMYRRGRTTLSR; translated from the coding sequence ATGCGACAGACCCTGAGTAAGGGAGCGTTCGCGGCGGCCGCCGCCACGGGGATTCTGTCCCTGTACGGCAGCCCCGCCCTCGCTGACTCCGACGCGTCGGGAGTGGCGAAGGATTCCCCTGGTGTGCTGTCCGGGAACAGCGTGCAGGTGCCGGTCGACGTGCCGGTCAACCTGTGCGGCAACACCGTCAACGTGCTCGCGGCGCTCAACACGGCGTTCGGCAACTCCTGCATCAACACCTCGCACAAGTCGAAGGACCACGACGCGGGCGCGGACGCGTCAGCGGTCGTGAAGGGTTCCCCCGGTGTGCTGTCCGGGAACAACGTGCAGGTGCCGCTCGACGTGCCCGTGAACGCTTGCGGCAACAGCGTCGACGGGGGCGCGCTGTTCAACGACGCGCTCGACAACAGCTGCGAGAACGACTCGTACGACGGCGGCTACGGCGACGACGACACCCCGTCGACGGACGAGGAGCGGACGCCCCCGGCCAAGGACGGTTCCGTCCCGCACGACAGCAAGGCGCCGCGTTCCACGCCTCGGGACGGCGAGGACTCGTCCATCACCGTAGAAGCCGAGAAGGAGGACGGCACGCTGCCCCAGCTGGCCGAGACCGGCAGCGAGGCACTGGCGGCGGCGTCGGCCGCCAGTGCCGTCCTGATCGCGGGCGGAGTGATGATGTACCGCCGCGGCCGCACCACCTTGTCCCGCTAG
- a CDS encoding vWA domain-containing protein has translation MKRFRTRTALLALTAASGLLLTACGGSADTGADSKAADRHDPGGGRPAPAQGQDADERYDRREDPDHLSTFALDVDTASYDYARRALADGRLPDPSTVRPEEFVNSFRQDYERPDGDGFSVTVDGARTDDEDWSLVRVGLATRTTERAGERPPAALTFVIDVSGSMAEPGRLDLAQESLAVMTDRLRDDDSVALVTFSDEAETVLPMTRLDGNRDEVQDAISDLDTQDSTNLGAGVETGYETAVEGLREGATNRVVLVSDALANTGDTDADTILERIAGERREHGITLFGVGVGSDYGDALMENLADKGDGHTVYVSDSDEARKVFSEQLPRNVDLTARDAKAQVAFDPETVEEFHLVGYDNRRVADEDFRDDRVDGGEVGPGHTVTALYAVRTEPGAEGHLATATVRWLDPGTRDPHEETGDLEADALHDSLRAAPSRFQVTAVAAYFADALRSRDDRFDRLPGAPAGLSGLADHARALSDTTEDRAVRELAQAIERADRQRD, from the coding sequence ATGAAGCGGTTCCGGACACGAACAGCGCTGCTCGCCCTCACGGCCGCGAGCGGCCTGCTGCTCACCGCGTGCGGCGGGAGCGCCGACACCGGCGCGGACAGCAAGGCCGCCGACCGCCACGACCCCGGCGGGGGCCGGCCCGCACCCGCCCAGGGCCAGGACGCCGACGAACGGTACGACCGCCGGGAAGACCCCGACCACCTCTCCACCTTCGCCCTCGACGTCGACACCGCCTCCTACGACTACGCCCGCCGCGCCCTGGCCGACGGCCGGCTGCCCGACCCGTCGACGGTCCGCCCCGAGGAGTTCGTCAACAGCTTCCGCCAGGACTACGAACGCCCCGACGGCGACGGCTTCTCGGTCACCGTCGACGGCGCCCGCACCGACGACGAGGACTGGTCCCTGGTCCGCGTCGGGCTCGCCACCCGCACCACGGAACGCGCCGGCGAACGCCCGCCCGCCGCCCTCACCTTCGTCATCGACGTCTCGGGCTCCATGGCCGAACCGGGCCGCCTGGACCTCGCCCAGGAGTCCCTCGCCGTGATGACGGACCGGCTGCGCGACGACGACTCGGTCGCGCTCGTCACCTTCAGCGACGAGGCCGAGACCGTCCTGCCCATGACCCGCCTCGACGGCAACCGCGACGAGGTCCAGGACGCCATCTCCGACCTGGACACCCAGGACTCCACCAACCTCGGCGCGGGCGTCGAGACCGGCTACGAGACGGCCGTGGAAGGCCTGCGCGAGGGCGCGACCAACCGGGTCGTCCTCGTCTCCGACGCCCTCGCCAACACCGGCGACACCGACGCGGACACCATCCTGGAGCGCATCGCCGGCGAACGCCGCGAGCACGGCATCACCCTCTTCGGCGTCGGAGTCGGCAGCGACTACGGCGACGCCCTCATGGAGAACCTCGCCGACAAGGGCGACGGCCACACCGTCTACGTGTCCGACTCCGACGAGGCCCGCAAGGTCTTCTCCGAGCAACTCCCGCGCAACGTCGACCTCACCGCCCGCGACGCCAAGGCCCAGGTCGCCTTCGACCCCGAGACGGTCGAGGAGTTCCACCTCGTCGGGTACGACAACCGCCGCGTCGCCGACGAGGACTTCCGTGACGACCGCGTCGACGGCGGCGAGGTCGGCCCCGGCCACACCGTCACCGCCCTGTACGCGGTGCGCACCGAGCCCGGCGCCGAGGGCCATCTCGCCACCGCCACCGTCCGCTGGCTCGACCCCGGCACCCGCGACCCGCACGAGGAGACCGGCGACCTGGAGGCCGACGCCCTCCACGACTCCCTGCGCGCCGCCCCCAGCCGTTTCCAGGTCACCGCGGTGGCGGCCTACTTCGCCGACGCCCTCCGGTCGCGAGACGACCGCTTTGACCGCCTCCCAGGAGCCCCGGCCGGCTTGTCCGGACTCGCCGATCACGCCCGCGCGTTGTCCGACACCACGGAGGACAGGGCAGTGCGCGAACTCGCCCAGGCCATCGAACGGGCGGACCGGCAGCGGGATTGA
- a CDS encoding ABC transporter permease encodes MSTLAEPPVEVADGYRAGRTLPFRVELVRQLKRRRTMVMGGVLFALPIILLIAFQVGGDPGGNNNRVNLMDTATASGANFAAVNLFSAAGFLLVIPVALFCGDTVASEASWSSLRYLLAAPVPRARLLWSKLAVGLSLSLAAMVLLPIVALVVGTAAYGWGPLQLPTGGTLPTGTAAQRLLIVVVYIMVSQLVTAALAFWLSTRTDAPLGAVGGAVFLTIIGSVLDEVTALGDWRHFLPAHWQYAWLDAVRPQLEWSDMIQGTSISVTYALVLFALAFRGFARKDVVS; translated from the coding sequence ATGAGCACGCTCGCCGAGCCGCCCGTCGAGGTCGCCGACGGCTACCGCGCGGGCCGCACCCTGCCCTTCCGCGTCGAGCTGGTCCGGCAGCTGAAGCGGCGCCGCACGATGGTCATGGGCGGCGTCCTGTTCGCCCTGCCGATCATCCTGCTCATCGCCTTCCAGGTCGGCGGCGACCCGGGCGGCAACAACAACCGCGTCAACCTGATGGACACGGCGACGGCATCCGGGGCGAACTTCGCCGCGGTCAACCTCTTCTCGGCCGCCGGCTTCCTGCTAGTCATCCCCGTCGCCCTGTTCTGCGGCGACACCGTCGCCTCGGAGGCCAGCTGGTCCTCCCTGCGCTACCTGCTCGCGGCCCCCGTGCCCCGCGCCCGGCTGCTGTGGTCCAAGCTCGCCGTCGGACTCAGCCTGAGCCTGGCCGCGATGGTCCTGCTCCCGATCGTCGCCCTCGTCGTGGGCACGGCCGCCTACGGCTGGGGCCCGCTCCAGCTGCCCACCGGCGGCACCCTGCCCACCGGCACGGCCGCCCAGCGCCTGCTCATCGTGGTCGTGTACATCATGGTGTCCCAACTGGTCACCGCCGCGCTCGCGTTCTGGCTCTCGACCCGGACGGACGCCCCGCTCGGCGCGGTCGGCGGCGCGGTGTTCCTCACCATCATCGGCAGCGTCCTGGACGAGGTGACGGCCCTCGGCGACTGGCGCCACTTCCTGCCCGCGCACTGGCAGTACGCCTGGCTCGACGCCGTCCGGCCTCAGCTGGAGTGGTCGGACATGATCCAGGGCACGTCGATCTCCGTAACGTACGCGCTCGTGCTGTTCGCCCTGGCCTTCCGCGGTTTCGCCCGCAAGGACGTCGTCTCCTAG
- a CDS encoding CocE/NonD family hydrolase, with protein MDLRLPGLNGLLRGPRRLLAAGAAVVVLAGAGTWTAVADDETPPVRRSDRVQDMGNGVRIDTSYFTSGGDRRRPAVLLGHGFGGSKNDVRQQAENLARDGYAVLTWSARGFGKSNGKIGLNDPEGEVADVSKLIDWLAKQPQVELDKKGDPRVGMAGGSYGGAIALLTAGHDPRVDAIAPSITYWNLADALFPNGVFKKLWAGIFVNSGGGCEKFEPALCRMYERVAESGTPDAQARKLLEERSPSAVGKNIKVPTLLMQGQSDSLFPLGQADQAAKAIRANGAPVDVDWIAGGHDGGDMEAGRVQGRVTSWFDRYLKDDKGADTGPAFRVTRTLGMGSGDGEPRLTGVTSDRYPGLESEQRSIALAGREQTFDNPPGASPPGVSALPGLGGAGGLSQLSTLGIGISLDFPGQFAAFESAPQREDLQITGSPTATVHVKSTSDDAVLFAKLYDVGPGGTQPVLPSQLVTPIRVEGAKVGKDVRITLPAIDHEIDDGHRLRLVLASTDLGYASPTAPATYTASLKGDLSVPSALGQRATRAGLPAWVWWLPLAGAGIALALIITGRRRTAAPAPPDPELAGVPLQITDLTKRYAKASDRYAVKDLSFRVDKGQVLGLLGPNGAGKTTTLRMLMGLIKPDDGEIRVFGHAIGPGAPVLSRVGAFVEGAGFLPHLSGRENLELYWRATGRPAEDAHLEEALEIAGLGDALARAVRTYSQGMRQRLAIAQAMLGLPDLLILDEPTNGLDPPQIREMREVMIRYAAAGRTVIVSSHLLAEVEQTCTHLVVMDHGRLVKAGPVEDIVGSGDTLLVGTATPVDEPVVEKVTALPGVVSAVRTDEGLLVQLDADGTPQRLVADLVRLDVAVASVGPHRRLEDAFLTLIGAEA; from the coding sequence ATGGATCTTCGACTGCCCGGACTGAACGGGCTGCTTCGGGGGCCCCGGAGGCTGCTCGCCGCCGGGGCCGCCGTCGTCGTCCTCGCGGGCGCGGGAACGTGGACGGCCGTCGCCGACGACGAGACGCCCCCGGTCCGCCGCTCCGACCGGGTCCAGGACATGGGGAACGGGGTGCGTATCGACACCTCGTACTTCACCTCGGGAGGAGACCGCCGCCGCCCCGCCGTCCTGCTCGGGCACGGCTTCGGCGGCAGCAAGAACGACGTACGGCAGCAGGCCGAGAACCTTGCCCGGGACGGCTACGCGGTCCTGACCTGGTCGGCCCGCGGCTTCGGCAAGTCGAACGGGAAGATCGGCCTGAACGACCCCGAGGGCGAGGTCGCCGACGTCTCCAAGCTCATCGACTGGCTGGCGAAGCAGCCCCAGGTCGAGCTCGACAAGAAGGGCGACCCCCGCGTCGGCATGGCCGGCGGCTCCTACGGCGGCGCGATCGCGCTGCTCACGGCGGGCCACGACCCCCGTGTCGACGCCATCGCACCGTCGATCACCTACTGGAACCTCGCCGACGCCCTGTTCCCGAACGGCGTGTTCAAAAAGCTCTGGGCCGGCATCTTCGTCAACTCCGGCGGCGGCTGCGAGAAGTTCGAGCCCGCGCTGTGCCGGATGTACGAGCGGGTCGCCGAGTCGGGCACACCGGACGCCCAGGCGCGCAAGCTGTTGGAGGAGCGTTCGCCGTCCGCCGTCGGCAAGAACATCAAGGTGCCGACGCTGCTGATGCAGGGCCAGTCCGACTCCCTCTTCCCGCTCGGCCAGGCCGACCAGGCCGCGAAGGCGATCCGGGCCAACGGCGCCCCCGTCGACGTCGACTGGATCGCCGGCGGCCACGACGGCGGCGACATGGAGGCCGGCCGCGTCCAGGGCCGTGTGACGTCCTGGTTCGACCGCTACCTGAAGGACGACAAGGGCGCCGACACCGGCCCCGCCTTCCGCGTGACCCGCACCCTCGGCATGGGCTCCGGCGACGGCGAACCCCGCCTGACCGGAGTGACCTCGGACCGCTACCCCGGCCTGGAGAGCGAGCAGCGCTCCATCGCCCTGGCCGGCCGCGAGCAGACCTTCGACAACCCGCCCGGCGCCAGCCCGCCCGGTGTCTCCGCCCTGCCCGGCCTCGGCGGCGCCGGCGGCCTCAGCCAGCTCTCCACGCTCGGCATCGGCATCTCGCTGGACTTCCCCGGCCAGTTCGCCGCGTTCGAGTCGGCGCCGCAGCGCGAGGACCTGCAGATCACCGGTTCGCCCACCGCCACCGTCCATGTGAAGTCCACCAGCGACGACGCCGTGCTCTTCGCCAAGCTCTACGACGTCGGCCCCGGCGGCACCCAGCCGGTCCTGCCCTCACAGCTCGTCACGCCCATCAGGGTCGAGGGCGCCAAGGTCGGCAAGGACGTCCGCATCACGCTCCCGGCGATCGACCACGAGATCGACGACGGCCACCGGCTGCGTCTGGTCCTCGCCTCGACGGACCTCGGCTACGCCTCCCCGACGGCCCCGGCGACGTACACCGCCTCCCTCAAGGGCGACCTGTCGGTCCCCTCCGCCCTGGGCCAGCGCGCCACCCGGGCAGGGCTGCCCGCGTGGGTGTGGTGGCTGCCGCTCGCGGGCGCCGGCATCGCCCTGGCACTGATCATCACCGGACGCCGCCGCACGGCCGCCCCCGCCCCGCCGGACCCCGAACTCGCCGGGGTACCCCTCCAGATCACCGATCTGACCAAGCGCTACGCGAAGGCGTCGGACCGGTACGCCGTCAAGGACCTCTCCTTCCGCGTGGACAAGGGCCAGGTCCTGGGCCTCCTCGGCCCCAACGGGGCGGGCAAGACGACCACCCTGCGCATGCTGATGGGCCTGATCAAGCCCGACGACGGCGAGATCCGCGTCTTCGGCCACGCCATCGGCCCCGGCGCCCCGGTCCTCTCCCGGGTCGGCGCCTTCGTCGAGGGCGCGGGCTTCCTGCCGCACCTGTCCGGCCGCGAGAACCTGGAGCTGTACTGGCGCGCCACCGGCCGCCCGGCCGAGGACGCGCACCTGGAGGAGGCCCTGGAGATCGCGGGACTGGGCGACGCGCTCGCCCGCGCGGTGCGCACCTACTCCCAGGGCATGCGCCAGCGCCTCGCCATCGCCCAGGCCATGCTCGGCCTGCCGGACCTGCTCATCCTCGACGAACCGACCAACGGCCTCGACCCGCCCCAGATCCGCGAGATGCGCGAGGTGATGATCCGCTACGCCGCCGCCGGCCGCACGGTCATCGTCTCCAGCCACCTCCTCGCGGAGGTCGAGCAGACCTGCACCCACCTCGTGGTGATGGACCACGGCCGGCTCGTCAAGGCGGGCCCGGTCGAGGACATCGTCGGCTCGGGCGACACGCTCCTGGTGGGCACGGCCACGCCCGTGGACGAGCCCGTCGTGGAGAAGGTCACCGCCCTGCCGGGCGTCGTCTCGGCCGTGCGCACCGACGAGGGCCTCCTCGTCCAGCTCGACGCCGACGGCACCCCGCAGCGCCTGGTCGCCGACCTCGTACGGCTGGACGTGGCGGTGGCCTCGGTCGGACCCCACCGCCGCCTGGAGGACGCCTTCCTCACCCTGATCGGAGCCGAAGCATGA